In the Paenibacillus sp. FSL R7-0337 genome, AGCTAAGGTTGTACCCCATACAGAAGATCTTGTTGAATTTGTACGATAATGCTGTAAAGGAAATCTTACACTCCACGAAAAAGTATGGCTGGACAACAGGCGCTCTGCAATTCTTGAGAGCTTTTAATCAGGAGGTCATCTTATATTGGGGAACCATGGCAGTTCTTCTATTCTCATTAATTCACAGTGAAAGCGGGACCTCGGCTGCTAATATAATTCCTATAACAATTGCAGTATATAGTTTATCGGGCTATTTATTCGGCTTGACCGAAGTCATTACCTCACTCAAAGAATATCAGCTATATGCAAATAAGTTATTTCGTTTTTTGCAACCGGATAAGTCTTTGGAGTGTCGAAAAGGATTACCTGTTCCATTAAACACCGGCAATACTATCGCTATTGAAAATGTAAGCTTTGGATATGCAGCAAATGATAAACCAGTGTTAGAAAATATAAACCTCCGTTTTAATCCAGGTGAAAAGATAGCTTTGGTAGGAGTAAATGGTTCAGGAAAAAGCACTATCATCAAGTTATTGCTCGGTCTCTATGACCATTATTCGGGTGAAATCACCATTAACGGGGAACCTATTCGGAAGCATGATCTTCAGCAGTATCGTAAGCAGTTCTCAGTAGTGCAGCAGGATTTCCAATATTATTCATGTACAGTAGCGGAAAATATACTTATGGACAAAGTGGATACATCTGCAGATGCTGTGTCCGAGCAAATCGGGCAAGCCATCCATGAGGTTGATTTGAACCTGGATCGTACGCCCGAAGAACTAATGAATACGTACATAACCTCTGAATTTAGTACCGATGGACTCAGCTTATCCAAAGGGCAATATCAAAAAATGGCTATAGCCCGTATCTTTGTGAGTAAAAGAAATTTTATCATCCTTGATGAGCCGACCAGTTCGTTAGATCCTGTAGCTGAATATCAGTTGTTCAATCACATTTTAGAGCATTTCCATGATCAGACGATTATTATTATTTCCCATCGTTTAACAGCTGCAAAATCAGCAGATAAGATCTATTTGATTGATGAAGGCACGGTCAAGGAGAGCGGTTCACATAAACAG is a window encoding:
- a CDS encoding ABC transporter ATP-binding protein is translated as MELFRSYVEMLKVTYKSIPLWSSYTIFNNIFGVVCNFLSSVILIRVVLNGIGTNKSFVEIIIPVIFIQAVVMLGGISTSLYYSKIDPVARQILHKKIVAKLIHTIMHTDTKNLDNAAYLNDFSFAINQVEQRTTGSILLISNLLSNVVGIIATVSIIGVMHVELVAIVIITVCAAFLINTTLIKKQYQFDQDILSPNRKKKYVERTFYMKRYALELRLYPIQKILLNLYDNAVKEILHSTKKYGWTTGALQFLRAFNQEVILYWGTMAVLLFSLIHSESGTSAANIIPITIAVYSLSGYLFGLTEVITSLKEYQLYANKLFRFLQPDKSLECRKGLPVPLNTGNTIAIENVSFGYAANDKPVLENINLRFNPGEKIALVGVNGSGKSTIIKLLLGLYDHYSGEITINGEPIRKHDLQQYRKQFSVVQQDFQYYSCTVAENILMDKVDTSADAVSEQIGQAIHEVDLNLDRTPEELMNTYITSEFSTDGLSLSKGQYQKMAIARIFVSKRNFIILDEPTSSLDPVAEYQLFNHILEHFHDQTIIIISHRLTAAKSADKIYLIDEGTVKESGSHKQLMSQDGKYSELYRLQAEKYL